One genomic segment of Pyruvatibacter mobilis includes these proteins:
- a CDS encoding PAS domain-containing sensor histidine kinase: MAALLPASAQAQGTTLLDPGLDPSASVSTLLASVAAGAVAVAIGALWAAGRAHRRSRRDMAARAERMTELETKLDSAESILSAEPDAVFIWSPERTVAPTTGARTWSRPRVVGSTAGLADPSSGAVDFDFVLTRLEPEDAEALRNGVSRLRERGARFSLNLQMRDGRTYEAEGRPAGAQAVLWMRDITGEREEESRLVETARKAERERTLLSQVTDAAPFPAWRRSADGALIWVNGAFASAVEAKDTDSVIDEARELLNADTLAAAAARITRGERYHERANAVVNGERLVLDIIELPLADGGSAGFALDITPLAEAENDLKRHLEAHQDTLNRLASAVAIFGPDRRLRFYNRAFQKLWGLEESFLDTEPGEGEVLETLRESRRLPEQADFRAWKQQRLDLYTRAEPTDELWHLPDGRTLRVIGQPHPFGGLLYLYENVTDQLKLESSLTTAQHVQLETLNKLYEGVAVFGSDGRLKLHNPAYQRIWHLEPGQLSGEPHIDQIIEWCQGLYDNADEWAEIKSRITSVTDERGTRTGRLQRPDGSVVDYAAVPLPDGNMLLTYVDVTDAALIERALRDRNDALETADRLKSEFISHVSYQLRTPLTNIIGFGEILNTELFGPLNEKQGEYAGGVLKSATELLDLVNDIIDLATIEAGAMALDVDDVDLNHIVEQVFEMTGPRAKQGKRVLALEAAPNLGTLAADSRRLKQILFNLLSNAISFTNPGDTITLGGEREGQEVRLWVRDTGDGIKPEHQATVFDRFEARGTSEKRRGAGLGLTLVRSFVELHGGWVSLESAPREGTKVTCHLPTDPKAIPASPEGGPQGGSHPETTGSAAAS, from the coding sequence ATGGCCGCCTTGCTGCCCGCAAGCGCCCAGGCGCAGGGCACCACCCTCCTTGATCCGGGCCTTGATCCAAGTGCATCTGTGAGCACGCTGCTGGCCAGTGTCGCTGCCGGGGCCGTGGCGGTCGCCATCGGCGCCCTTTGGGCCGCCGGGCGGGCGCATAGGCGCAGCCGCCGCGACATGGCCGCCCGCGCCGAGCGGATGACCGAGCTTGAAACCAAGCTCGACAGCGCCGAGAGCATTCTCTCAGCAGAGCCGGACGCGGTCTTCATCTGGTCGCCGGAACGCACCGTGGCGCCCACTACCGGCGCCCGCACCTGGAGCCGCCCGCGCGTTGTCGGCTCCACCGCGGGACTGGCCGACCCGTCCTCCGGCGCGGTTGATTTCGATTTTGTGCTGACGCGGCTTGAGCCCGAGGATGCCGAGGCCCTGCGCAACGGCGTCTCGCGCCTGCGCGAGCGCGGTGCGCGCTTCTCGCTCAACCTGCAGATGCGCGACGGGCGCACCTATGAGGCGGAGGGCCGCCCGGCGGGCGCCCAGGCCGTGTTGTGGATGCGCGACATCACCGGCGAGCGGGAGGAGGAATCCCGCCTGGTCGAGACCGCCCGCAAGGCCGAGCGCGAACGCACCCTGCTGAGCCAGGTGACGGACGCCGCCCCCTTCCCCGCCTGGCGCCGCTCGGCGGACGGCGCCCTCATCTGGGTCAATGGCGCCTTTGCGTCCGCCGTTGAGGCGAAAGACACCGACAGCGTCATCGATGAGGCGCGCGAGCTGCTCAATGCCGACACGCTCGCTGCGGCCGCGGCCCGCATCACCCGCGGCGAGCGCTACCACGAGCGCGCCAATGCGGTGGTGAACGGCGAGCGGCTGGTGCTCGACATTATCGAACTGCCGCTGGCCGACGGCGGCAGCGCCGGCTTCGCGCTCGACATCACGCCGCTGGCGGAAGCCGAGAACGACCTGAAGCGCCACCTCGAAGCCCATCAGGACACGCTCAACCGGCTTGCCAGCGCGGTGGCCATTTTCGGCCCCGACCGGCGCCTGCGCTTCTACAACCGCGCGTTCCAGAAATTGTGGGGCCTCGAGGAAAGCTTCCTCGACACCGAGCCCGGCGAGGGCGAGGTGCTGGAGACCCTGCGCGAATCCCGTCGCCTGCCCGAGCAGGCCGATTTCCGCGCCTGGAAGCAGCAGCGGCTTGACCTTTACACCCGCGCTGAACCCACCGACGAATTGTGGCACCTGCCTGACGGCCGCACCCTGCGCGTCATTGGCCAGCCGCACCCGTTCGGCGGGCTGCTCTATCTCTATGAAAACGTCACCGACCAGCTGAAGCTTGAATCAAGCCTCACCACCGCCCAGCACGTGCAGCTTGAAACCCTCAACAAGCTCTATGAGGGCGTGGCGGTGTTCGGGTCCGATGGCCGCCTCAAGCTGCACAACCCGGCCTATCAGCGCATCTGGCATCTGGAGCCGGGTCAGCTTTCGGGCGAACCGCATATCGACCAGATCATCGAGTGGTGCCAGGGGCTTTACGACAACGCGGATGAATGGGCCGAGATCAAGTCGCGTATCACTTCCGTCACCGATGAGCGCGGCACGCGCACGGGGCGGCTGCAACGGCCGGATGGCAGCGTGGTGGATTACGCCGCCGTGCCGCTGCCTGACGGCAACATGCTGCTGACCTATGTGGACGTGACGGATGCGGCCCTTATCGAGCGCGCCCTGCGCGACCGCAATGACGCGCTGGAGACCGCCGACCGGCTGAAGAGCGAGTTCATCAGCCATGTTTCCTATCAGCTGCGCACCCCGCTCACCAACATCATCGGCTTCGGCGAAATTCTGAATACGGAGCTTTTCGGCCCGCTCAACGAGAAGCAGGGCGAATATGCGGGCGGCGTTCTCAAATCCGCCACCGAGCTTCTGGACCTCGTCAACGACATCATCGACCTTGCCACCATCGAGGCGGGCGCCATGGCGCTCGACGTGGATGACGTGGACCTCAACCACATCGTCGAGCAGGTGTTCGAGATGACCGGCCCGCGCGCCAAGCAGGGCAAGCGCGTGCTGGCGCTGGAGGCCGCCCCCAATCTCGGCACGCTGGCCGCGGATTCCCGCCGCCTCAAGCAGATCCTGTTCAACCTTCTGTCCAACGCCATCTCCTTCACCAATCCGGGCGATACCATCACCCTTGGCGGTGAGCGCGAGGGGCAGGAAGTGCGCCTGTGGGTGCGGGATACGGGCGACGGCATCAAGCCGGAGCACCAGGCCACCGTGTTCGACCGTTTCGAAGCGCGCGGCACGTCCGAAAAACGCCGCGGCGCGGGCCTCGGCCTTACTTTGGTGCGCAGCTTCGTCGAACTTCATGGCGGCTGGGTGTCGCTTGAAAGCGCCCCGCGCGAAGGCACCAAGGTGACCTGCCACCTCCCCACCGACCCCAAGGCGATCCCCGCCTCCCCCGAGGGCGGTCCCCAGGGCGGGTCACATCCTGAAACCACCGGCAGCGCGGCGGCGTCGTAG
- a CDS encoding 2Fe-2S iron-sulfur cluster-binding protein, with the protein MAKITYVEHDGTEHVVDVADGLSVMEGAVNNMIPGIDADCGGACACATCHVYVDESFMDKIEPKEDMEQTMLDFAPDVKETSRLSCQIKVKPELDGMVVRMPESQH; encoded by the coding sequence ATGGCGAAGATTACCTATGTCGAACATGACGGAACCGAGCATGTCGTGGATGTGGCCGATGGCCTGTCCGTCATGGAAGGCGCGGTCAACAACATGATCCCCGGCATTGATGCCGATTGCGGCGGCGCCTGCGCCTGCGCGACGTGCCACGTCTATGTGGACGAGTCCTTCATGGACAAGATCGAGCCGAAGGAAGACATGGAACAGACCATGCTGGACTTCGCCCCGGACGTGAAGGAAACCTCACGCCTGTCCTGCCAGATCAAGGTGAAGCCGGAACTCGACGGCATGGTCGTCCGCATGCCGGAAAGCCAGCACTAA
- a CDS encoding NAD(P)/FAD-dependent oxidoreductase: MSDSVVIIGAGHAAGQAVASLRQEGFEGTIVVIGEESVVPYQRPPLSKKFLAGEIGIDRVLFKPVDFYAKAEAEMILDTKVETVDTAAKKVVLEGGRTLDYGKLIFTTGGRVRKLACPGAELPGVNYLRTIADVEAIRAHFKPGAKLVIVGGGYIGLEVAAVAVKHDIDVTVLEMAPTVLGRVTCREVAEFFQRVHREEGVKILTDTALAGIEGTDHVTGVKTGTGDIIPADFVIAGIGILPNVELAQEAGITCNNGIVVDELCRTSDENVYAAGDCTFHPNPIYDVELRLESVHNALEQAKTAAAHICGKDKPYGQVPWFWSDQYDLKLQIAGLSQGYDDVVIRGDITGRSFAAFYMKDGRMIAVDAVNRAPEFMMSKMMLQKGQSAPAEKLADESIEMKDMLA, encoded by the coding sequence ATGAGCGACAGTGTAGTGATTATCGGGGCCGGTCACGCCGCCGGCCAGGCAGTGGCAAGCCTCCGCCAGGAGGGCTTTGAGGGCACCATCGTGGTGATCGGCGAGGAAAGCGTCGTCCCCTATCAGCGCCCGCCGCTGTCGAAGAAGTTCCTCGCCGGCGAGATCGGCATCGACCGCGTGCTGTTCAAGCCGGTTGATTTCTACGCCAAGGCGGAAGCGGAAATGATCCTCGATACCAAGGTCGAGACCGTGGACACCGCCGCCAAGAAGGTGGTGCTGGAAGGCGGCCGGACGCTGGATTACGGCAAGCTGATCTTCACCACCGGCGGCCGCGTGCGCAAGCTGGCCTGCCCGGGCGCGGAACTGCCCGGCGTCAACTATCTGCGCACCATCGCCGATGTGGAAGCCATCCGCGCCCACTTCAAGCCTGGCGCCAAGCTGGTGATCGTCGGCGGCGGCTATATCGGCCTTGAGGTGGCCGCCGTTGCCGTGAAGCACGACATCGACGTGACGGTGCTGGAAATGGCGCCGACCGTGCTGGGCCGCGTCACCTGCCGCGAGGTGGCGGAATTCTTCCAGCGCGTGCACCGCGAGGAAGGGGTGAAGATCCTCACCGACACGGCGCTGGCCGGCATCGAGGGCACCGACCATGTAACCGGCGTCAAGACCGGCACCGGCGACATCATCCCGGCGGATTTCGTCATCGCCGGCATCGGCATCCTGCCCAATGTGGAACTGGCGCAGGAAGCGGGCATCACCTGCAACAACGGCATCGTGGTGGACGAGCTGTGCCGCACCTCCGACGAAAACGTCTATGCGGCGGGCGACTGCACCTTCCACCCCAACCCGATCTACGACGTGGAGCTGCGGCTTGAATCCGTCCACAACGCGCTGGAGCAGGCCAAGACGGCGGCCGCCCATATTTGCGGCAAGGACAAGCCCTACGGCCAGGTGCCGTGGTTCTGGTCTGACCAGTATGACCTCAAGCTGCAGATCGCCGGCCTCAGCCAGGGCTATGACGACGTGGTCATCCGCGGCGACATAACGGGCCGCTCCTTCGCCGCCTTCTACATGAAGGACGGCAGGATGATCGCCGTGGACGCGGTGAACCGCGCCCCGGAATTCATGATGTCGAAGATGATGCTCCAGAAGGGCCAGTCCGCCCCCGCCGAAAAACTGGCCGATGAAAGCATCGAGATGAAGGACATGCTCGCCTGA
- the tsaE gene encoding tRNA (adenosine(37)-N6)-threonylcarbamoyltransferase complex ATPase subunit type 1 TsaE, which produces MPTPVASYSAALDLADEAATRSFAARLASYLEPGDLIALEGDLGAGKSTLARALLRALGVEGEIPSPTFTLIQHYDTAYLPVAHVDLYRIEDDGEIEELGLEDALDFGALLVEWPARLGRGFEANRVKGRLDISLTLDDATEDPAVEKRKLAATGHGGWAAKLERIVA; this is translated from the coding sequence ATGCCCACGCCCGTTGCCAGCTATAGCGCCGCCCTTGATCTGGCGGATGAGGCAGCCACGCGGAGCTTCGCCGCCCGGCTGGCGTCCTATCTGGAGCCCGGTGACCTGATTGCCCTTGAAGGCGACCTCGGCGCGGGCAAATCTACCCTCGCCCGCGCCCTGCTCCGCGCCCTGGGGGTCGAGGGCGAGATACCGAGCCCCACCTTCACCCTCATCCAGCACTACGACACGGCCTATCTGCCGGTTGCGCATGTGGACCTCTACCGCATCGAGGATGACGGCGAGATCGAGGAGCTGGGCCTTGAAGACGCGCTTGATTTCGGCGCGCTTTTGGTTGAATGGCCGGCCCGCCTCGGCCGCGGCTTTGAGGCTAACCGCGTCAAGGGACGGCTCGACATCTCGCTGACGCTTGATGACGCCACCGAGGACCCGGCGGTTGAAAAGCGCAAGCTTGCCGCCACCGGCCATGGTGGCTGGGCGGCCAAGCTTGAAAGGATCGTCGCATGA
- a CDS encoding aminoglycoside phosphotransferase family protein has product MKAHDRSDARRAFLDQAGWGDATATPVAGDASTRLYERLTRDGQTAILMDAPPGPDGPPIEGGKSYSAIVHLAEDMRPFAAIARHLTAHGFSAPELYALDLDRGFILLEDLGDGVFAQRIAAGDSEETLYGEAVDVLAALHALPVPGPLPCGDAGASHTVPRFDDLAMLTEARLLPAWYARLATGRDLDADAQSAFDAAWHAVFPALSDMPPALVLRDYHSPNLLAIEGRSGLARIGLIDFQDALIAPGAYDVVSLLQDARRTIAPDLEARLLARYEAARTAQHTGFDAEAFRAAYAIMGAQRNTKIIGIFARLLLRDGKPHYLAHIPRLADYLARDLAHPALAPMARWYEAHMPLDIIRTEINPDSVTR; this is encoded by the coding sequence ATGAAGGCGCATGATCGCAGCGACGCCCGGCGCGCCTTTCTCGATCAGGCCGGCTGGGGCGATGCCACGGCCACGCCCGTCGCGGGGGATGCCTCCACCCGCCTTTATGAGCGCCTGACGCGGGATGGCCAGACCGCGATCCTGATGGATGCCCCGCCCGGCCCGGACGGCCCGCCGATCGAGGGCGGGAAGAGCTACAGCGCCATCGTGCATCTGGCCGAGGACATGCGCCCCTTCGCCGCCATCGCCCGCCACCTCACCGCCCACGGCTTCAGCGCGCCAGAGCTCTACGCGCTTGATCTCGACCGGGGCTTCATCCTGCTCGAAGACCTCGGCGACGGCGTCTTCGCCCAGCGCATCGCCGCCGGCGACAGCGAGGAGACGCTCTATGGCGAGGCGGTGGACGTGCTTGCCGCGCTGCACGCCCTGCCTGTGCCCGGCCCGCTGCCATGCGGTGACGCGGGCGCGTCCCACACCGTCCCCCGCTTCGATGATCTGGCCATGCTCACCGAAGCCCGCCTCCTGCCCGCCTGGTATGCGCGGCTGGCCACGGGCCGGGACCTTGATGCGGACGCGCAGTCAGCCTTTGACGCCGCCTGGCACGCGGTCTTCCCTGCCCTTTCAGACATGCCGCCCGCGCTGGTGCTGCGCGATTATCATTCGCCCAATCTGCTGGCGATCGAGGGGCGCTCAGGCCTTGCCCGCATCGGGCTTATTGACTTTCAGGACGCGCTGATCGCGCCCGGCGCCTATGACGTGGTGTCGCTGTTGCAGGATGCCCGCCGCACCATCGCACCCGACCTCGAAGCCCGCCTGCTCGCCCGCTACGAAGCGGCCCGCACCGCGCAGCACACGGGCTTTGACGCGGAGGCGTTCCGCGCCGCCTATGCCATCATGGGTGCGCAGCGGAACACCAAGATCATCGGCATCTTCGCCCGGCTGCTGCTGCGCGACGGCAAGCCGCATTACCTCGCCCATATCCCGCGGCTGGCGGACTATCTGGCCCGCGACCTTGCCCACCCGGCGCTTGCCCCCATGGCGCGCTGGTATGAGGCGCACATGCCGCTCGACATTATCCGTACCGAGATCAACCCGGACAGCGTGACCCGATGA
- a CDS encoding nucleotidyltransferase family protein, whose product MSCDIDTAMIMAAGHGTRMRPLTNDIPKALVKVNGKAMVDHAIDRVKAAGISRIVINIHAHADKMRAHLEARNDDSIIISDETDALLETGGGIKKALPLLGDKPILTHNCDSIWIEGMGATLPRLIDAFDPAEMDAMLVLAVTASIVGDVGRGDFTMEADGRIEWREPRSVAPFMYTGVQIIKPQLFADIDEQAFSTTKVWRTLTEQGRAYGLRHDGIWMHVGTPQALDDTEAFLRDL is encoded by the coding sequence ATGAGCTGCGATATCGACACTGCCATGATCATGGCCGCCGGCCACGGTACGCGCATGCGGCCGCTTACCAACGACATCCCCAAGGCGCTGGTAAAGGTCAACGGCAAGGCGATGGTCGATCACGCCATCGACCGGGTGAAGGCCGCCGGCATCTCGCGCATCGTCATCAACATCCACGCCCATGCCGACAAGATGCGCGCGCATCTTGAAGCACGAAACGATGACAGCATCATCATCTCCGATGAAACGGACGCATTGCTGGAAACCGGCGGCGGCATCAAGAAGGCGCTGCCCTTGCTCGGCGACAAGCCGATCCTCACGCATAACTGCGACTCGATCTGGATCGAAGGCATGGGCGCGACCCTGCCCCGGCTGATCGACGCGTTCGATCCCGCCGAAATGGACGCCATGCTGGTGCTCGCCGTCACGGCCAGCATTGTCGGCGATGTGGGGCGCGGCGACTTCACCATGGAGGCCGATGGCCGCATCGAGTGGCGCGAGCCGCGCTCGGTCGCTCCCTTCATGTATACGGGCGTGCAGATCATCAAGCCGCAGCTTTTCGCCGACATCGACGAGCAGGCATTTTCCACCACCAAGGTCTGGCGCACGCTCACCGAACAGGGCCGTGCCTACGGCCTGCGCCATGACGGTATCTGGATGCATGTGGGCACGCCGCAGGCGCTGGACGATACGGAAGCCTTCCTGCGTGATCTCTAG
- the addB gene encoding double-strand break repair protein AddB, which translates to MGQVFTIPPHVPFLRALARGLLERGDQLADVTVLVPTRRAARALVEEFLAQAPTDALLLPAIRPLGDVDEEMGLEGAAPAGGDAGDAPLSLPPAIAPMHRRLALAQIIRAHGDKIERPIASAAQAIALADDLGALLDTFAAQDVDITRLKDAVHGDYADHWTETLRFLEVITDSWPDMLASLGLTDPSARRAALIEATCRRWRDAPPGPIVAAGSTGSLKATADMLSTIAGMDEGMVVLPGLDTGMEPRAWDALEPAHPQFGLRLLLSRMGLERNDVALWPAAGTEDDPAAAARTRLVSEALRPAETTDAWRDAGAHLGDVAEAALDGLTMVSADSPQLESLAIALALRGALETPGRTAALVTPDRNLARRVAADLARWDIAVDDSGGQPLAHTRTGSFLLLVAEMLAAQCAPVPLLAALKHPLAQGGQPQGLLHRDVEFLDKRVLRGPRPAPGLAGLADAITAAATRPHNKLHEKDHARARAIHARLATLLTGAGNIAETAPQPAARLIETHIAICEALAATDTLPGAQALWSGTSGEAGAQFIADLLENAVLLGDVPLSDYPAILGALMTGRMVRPKRRSHARLQILGPLEARLQQADLLVLGGLNEGVWPQRAETGAWINRPMRAQLGLEAPERLIGLAAHDVAQGLGTREVILTRAERADGQPTVPSRWWLRLENLVSGLGKTIDSGPWLAMARAYERPVVEARQIERPTPRPPVDKRPTRLSVTRINDLFRDPYAIYAGHVLKLDELDALEADAGARERGDIIHGILERFSRDYPVTQDTPMPDNAYARLVAIGEEMFQAAATRPAVRAIWWPRFLQVAEWFVPWETARRARILTTFVELKGELSLPLLTREFTLSGVADRIDLFTDGTLAILDYKTGTAPTAKQTDAKFSVQLPLEAAMATRGAFENQKDGSTGPVAAQTSELAYVELKGGREPGKVVSATGKDKDAMTTGEDALEHTRALLTLFEDEETPYISRPRPQFLSYDGPFDHLARVKEWQTVSDTE; encoded by the coding sequence ATGGGTCAGGTCTTCACCATTCCGCCGCATGTGCCGTTTCTGCGCGCCCTCGCCAGGGGGCTGCTTGAGCGTGGCGACCAGCTTGCCGATGTCACCGTGCTGGTACCGACGCGCCGCGCCGCCCGCGCGCTGGTGGAGGAGTTTCTCGCCCAGGCCCCGACAGATGCCCTGCTGCTGCCCGCGATCCGCCCCCTGGGGGACGTGGATGAGGAGATGGGCCTTGAGGGCGCGGCTCCTGCGGGCGGGGACGCAGGCGACGCCCCCCTCAGCCTGCCGCCCGCCATCGCACCAATGCATCGCCGCCTGGCGCTGGCGCAGATCATCCGCGCCCATGGCGACAAGATTGAGCGCCCCATCGCCAGCGCCGCCCAGGCCATCGCGCTGGCGGATGACCTCGGCGCCCTGCTTGATACCTTCGCCGCGCAGGATGTGGACATCACCCGCCTCAAAGACGCAGTGCATGGCGATTACGCCGATCACTGGACCGAGACCCTGCGCTTTCTCGAAGTCATCACCGACAGCTGGCCCGACATGCTCGCGTCGCTCGGCCTCACAGACCCCAGCGCCCGCCGTGCGGCGCTGATCGAGGCCACATGCCGCCGCTGGCGTGATGCCCCGCCCGGCCCCATCGTGGCCGCAGGCTCCACCGGCTCGCTCAAGGCCACCGCCGACATGCTGTCCACCATCGCCGGGATGGACGAGGGCATGGTGGTGCTGCCGGGCCTTGATACGGGCATGGAGCCCCGCGCCTGGGACGCGCTTGAACCGGCGCATCCGCAATTCGGTCTCAGACTGCTGCTGTCACGCATGGGCCTTGAGCGCAATGATGTGGCCCTGTGGCCCGCGGCCGGCACGGAAGATGACCCAGCCGCCGCCGCCCGCACCCGCCTTGTCAGCGAGGCGCTGCGCCCGGCTGAAACCACCGATGCCTGGCGGGACGCGGGCGCGCATCTGGGAGATGTGGCGGAGGCAGCCCTTGACGGCCTCACAATGGTCAGTGCCGACAGCCCGCAGCTTGAAAGCCTGGCCATCGCCCTGGCCCTGCGCGGCGCCCTTGAAACACCCGGACGCACAGCCGCCCTGGTGACGCCCGACCGTAATCTCGCCCGCCGGGTCGCGGCTGATCTCGCGCGCTGGGACATTGCCGTCGATGACAGTGGCGGCCAGCCGCTGGCGCATACACGCACCGGCAGCTTCCTGCTGCTGGTGGCGGAGATGCTCGCCGCCCAATGCGCGCCCGTGCCGCTGCTTGCAGCCCTCAAACATCCGCTTGCCCAGGGCGGGCAGCCGCAGGGGCTGCTGCATCGCGACGTGGAATTCCTCGACAAGCGCGTGCTGCGCGGGCCGCGCCCCGCCCCCGGCCTTGCGGGCCTTGCCGACGCCATCACGGCGGCTGCCACCCGCCCCCATAACAAGCTGCATGAAAAGGACCATGCCCGCGCCCGCGCGATCCATGCCCGGCTTGCAACGCTGCTCACCGGCGCGGGCAATATTGCTGAAACCGCACCCCAGCCTGCCGCCCGCCTGATCGAAACCCATATCGCCATCTGCGAGGCGCTGGCCGCCACCGACACGCTCCCCGGCGCGCAGGCGCTGTGGTCCGGCACCTCGGGTGAGGCCGGGGCGCAGTTTATCGCCGACCTTCTGGAGAACGCCGTTCTGCTCGGCGATGTTCCGTTGTCGGACTATCCCGCCATTCTCGGCGCGCTGATGACCGGCCGCATGGTGCGGCCCAAGCGCCGCTCCCATGCCCGGCTGCAGATCCTCGGCCCGCTTGAAGCCCGCCTGCAACAGGCAGACCTCCTGGTTCTAGGCGGCCTCAATGAAGGGGTGTGGCCGCAGCGGGCGGAGACCGGCGCGTGGATCAACCGCCCCATGCGCGCCCAGCTTGGCCTTGAAGCGCCGGAGCGGCTGATCGGCCTTGCCGCGCATGACGTGGCGCAGGGGCTGGGCACGCGCGAAGTGATCCTCACCCGCGCCGAGCGCGCCGACGGCCAGCCCACCGTGCCGTCGCGCTGGTGGCTGCGGCTTGAAAACCTCGTCTCCGGCCTCGGCAAGACGATCGACAGCGGCCCGTGGCTCGCCATGGCGCGCGCCTATGAGCGGCCGGTGGTGGAAGCCCGGCAGATCGAGCGGCCCACACCGCGCCCGCCGGTGGACAAGCGTCCCACGCGCCTCTCCGTCACCCGCATCAACGATCTGTTCCGCGACCCCTATGCGATCTATGCGGGCCATGTGCTGAAGCTAGACGAACTGGATGCGCTGGAAGCTGATGCGGGCGCGCGGGAGCGCGGCGACATCATCCACGGCATTCTGGAGCGCTTCTCGCGGGATTATCCGGTCACCCAGGACACGCCGATGCCGGACAACGCCTATGCGCGCCTCGTCGCCATCGGCGAGGAAATGTTCCAGGCCGCAGCCACGCGGCCCGCCGTGCGCGCCATCTGGTGGCCGCGCTTCCTGCAGGTCGCCGAATGGTTCGTGCCCTGGGAGACCGCGCGCCGCGCCCGTATCCTCACAACATTTGTGGAGCTGAAGGGCGAGCTCTCCCTGCCGCTGCTCACGCGCGAGTTCACCCTGAGCGGCGTTGCAGACCGGATTGATCTGTTCACGGACGGCACGCTGGCCATTCTCGATTACAAGACCGGCACCGCGCCCACGGCAAAGCAGACCGACGCCAAGTTTTCCGTCCAGCTGCCGCTCGAAGCCGCCATGGCGACGCGTGGCGCGTTTGAAAACCAGAAGGACGGCAGCACCGGCCCCGTCGCCGCGCAGACCTCCGAGCTTGCCTATGTGGAACTCAAGGGCGGGCGCGAGCCCGGCAAGGTGGTGAGCGCCACCGGCAAGGACAAGGACGCCATGACGACCGGCGAGGATGCGCTGGAGCACACACGCGCGCTTCTGACCCTCTTTGAAGATGAGGAGACGCCCTATATCTCGCGGCCCCGCCCGCAATTTCTCTCTTATGACGGTCCTTTCGACCATCTGGCCCGGGTGAAGGAATGGCAGACGGTCAGCGACACCGAATAG